In one window of Brassica rapa cultivar Chiifu-401-42 chromosome A07, CAAS_Brap_v3.01, whole genome shotgun sequence DNA:
- the LOC103829055 gene encoding early nodulin-55-2-like has protein sequence MATRTRIFSFVFMMMSFTVLLGCCCSARIYKVGDYEGWTAKDDVYYAWAETDHKEFHVGDSLIFEYDPIINDVTQVSGALEYELCDYSSPKAVYNTGHDVVTLTEPGFHYFITSNQTQCVLGQKLDVLVIHDPSRPIPPPPPSKILPVGKTYNVGDSEGWKVYDSDFYNKWSEGKQFQVGDTLLFEYTNQVNDVYEINGDLEFITCDPTSLVAVYKTGHDIVRLSEPGVHYFITSQSGYCEAGLKLRVVVGPLAKAVINHNFPKKIDLSAMERLNNWLQTFKPHH, from the coding sequence ATGGCGACAAGAACGAGGATCTTCAGCTTCGTGTTCATGATGATGAGCTTCACGGTTCTCTTGGGTTGCTGCTGCTCGGCTAGGATCTACAAAGTTGGAGACTACGAAGGATGGACTGCCAAGGACGATGTCTATTACGCTTGGGCTGAGACCGACCATAAGGAGTTCCACGTGGGAGATTCACTGATCTTTGAATACGATCCCATCATCAATGACGTGACTCAAGTTTCTGGTGCTTTAGAATACGAGTTATGCGACTATTCTTCTCCAAAAGCCGTCTATAACACAGGACACGATGTCGTGACTCTCACGGAACCAGGTTTTCACTACTTCATCACCTCAAACCAAACTCAATGCGTACTGGGACAGAAGCTTGATGTTCTTGTCATCCATGACCCATCACGTCCGattcctccaccaccaccgagCAAGATACTTCCTGTCGGAAAGACCTACAATGTCGGAGACTCGGAAGGATGGAAAGTCTATGACAGTGACTTTTATAACAAGTGGAGCGAGGGGAAACAATTTCAAGTTGGAGATACTTTGCTTTTCGAATACACCAACCAAGTAAACGACGTCTATGAAATCAACGGTGACCTAGAGTTCATTACATGCGACCCAACGTCTCTTGTAGCCGTGTACAAGACAGGACACGATATTGTTAGGCTGAGTGAACCAGGAGTTCATTATTTCATAACCTCACAGTCGGGTTATTGTGAGGCTGGACTTAAGCTTCGAGTGGTGGTGGGGCCACTAGCCAAAGCTGTTATTAACCATAATTTTCCCAAGAAGATCGACTTGTCAGCTATGGAGCGTCTCAACAATTGGTTACAGACTTTCAAACCCCATCATTAA
- the LOC103829056 gene encoding lecithin-cholesterol acyltransferase-like 1 isoform X2, which yields MNKPSSLHLVLITMLTTATMTLMSQATGNNVHPLILIPGNGGNQLEARLDRDYKPSSVWCSRWLYPTRKKSDGWFRLWFDAAVLFSPFTKCFNERMMLYYDADLDDYQNAPGVQTRVSHFGSTKSLLYLNPRLRDATSYMSHLVKALEKGCGYVNDQTILGAPYDFRYGLAGSGHSTRVASQYLQDLKQLVEKASSENNGKPVILLSHSLGGLFVLHFLNRSSPSWRRKYIKHFVALAAPWGGTVEQMRTFASGNTLGVPFVNPLLVRPQQRRSESNQWLLPHSKVFHDRTKPLVVTPRVNYTAYEMDRFLADIGFSEGVVPYKTRVLPLTEEMVTPGVPVTCIYGKGVDTPEIKYGDGDGTVNLASLAALELVHEVDSLKTVEIGGVSHTSILKDEMALKEIVEQIKIINSGLANSRRGQSISQVESK from the exons ATGAACAAACCATCTTCACTTCATTTGGTACTCATAACGATGCTCACAACGGCGACAATGACTTTGATGAGTCAAGCTACGGGTAACAACGTCCACCCTCTTATTCTAATTCCAGGAAACGGAGGTAACCAGCTAGAAGCAAGACTGGACCGAGACTACAAGCCAAGCAGCGTCTGGTGTAGCAGGTGGTTATACCCTACCCGTAAAAAAAGTGATGGATGGTTCAGGCTATGGTTTGATGCAGCCGTGTTATTCTCTCCCTTCACCAAATGCTTCAACGAACGAATGATGTTGTACTATGACGCCGATTTAGATGATTACCAAAACGCCCCTGGTGTCCAGACCCGAGTTTCTCATTTCGGTTCGACCAAATCCCTTCTCTACCTCAACCCTCGTCTCCG AGATGCCACATCTTACATGTCACATTTGGTGAAAGCTCTAGAGAAAGGATGTGGGTATGTTAACGACCAAACAATCCTTGGAGCTCCATATGATTTCAGGTACGGCCTAGCTGGGTCGGGCCACTCGACCCGTGTAGCCTCGCAATATCTACAAGACCTCAAGCAGCTGGTGGAGAAAGCGAGCAGCGAGAACAACGGAAAGCCAGTGATACTCCTCTCTCACAGCCTAGGAGGCCTTTTCGTCCTCCATTTCCTCAACCGTAGCTCCCCTTCATGGCGCCGCAAGTACATCAAACACTTTGTTGCACTCGCTGCGCCGTGGGGCGGAACCGTTGAGCAGATGAGGACGTTTGCTTCGGGAAACACACTCGGTGTTCCCTTTGTTAATCCTTTGCTGGTCAGGCCGCAACAGAGAAGGTCCGAGAGTAACCAATGGCTACTTCCACATTCAAAAGTGTTTCACGACAGAACTAAACCGCTTGTGGTTACTCCCCGGGTGAACTACACAGCTTATGAGATGGACAGGTTTCTTGCAGACATTGGGTTCTCTGAAGGAGTTGTACCTTACAAGACAAGAGTGTTGCCTTTAACAGAGGAAATGGTGACTCCGGGAGTGCCGGTGACTTGCATATATGGGAAAGGAGTTGATACGCCGGAG ATTAAGTATGGAGATGGAGACGGCACGGTTAACTTGGCGAGCTTAGCAGCTTTGGAGTTGGTTCACGAAGTTGATAGTTTGAAAACCGTAGAGATTGGTGGAGTCTCGCATACCTCTATACTTAAAGATGAGATGGCACTTAAAGAGATTGTGGAGCAGATAAAGATTATTAATTCTGGATTAGCTAACAGTAGACGAGGACAGTCGATTAGTCAGGTTGAAAGTAAGTAG
- the LOC103829056 gene encoding lecithin-cholesterol acyltransferase-like 1 isoform X1, translated as MNKPSSLHLVLITMLTTATMTLMSQATGNNVHPLILIPGNGGNQLEARLDRDYKPSSVWCSRWLYPTRKKSDGWFRLWFDAAVLFSPFTKCFNERMMLYYDADLDDYQNAPGVQTRVSHFGSTKSLLYLNPRLRDATSYMSHLVKALEKGCGYVNDQTILGAPYDFRYGLAGSGHSTRVASQYLQDLKQLVEKASSENNGKPVILLSHSLGGLFVLHFLNRSSPSWRRKYIKHFVALAAPWGGTVEQMRTFASGNTLGVPFVNPLLVRPQQRRSESNQWLLPHSKVFHDRTKPLVVTPRVNYTAYEMDRFLADIGFSEGVVPYKTRVLPLTEEMVTPGVPVTCIYGKGVDTPEVLVYGEGGFDEQPEIKYGDGDGTVNLASLAALELVHEVDSLKTVEIGGVSHTSILKDEMALKEIVEQIKIINSGLANSRRGQSISQVESK; from the exons ATGAACAAACCATCTTCACTTCATTTGGTACTCATAACGATGCTCACAACGGCGACAATGACTTTGATGAGTCAAGCTACGGGTAACAACGTCCACCCTCTTATTCTAATTCCAGGAAACGGAGGTAACCAGCTAGAAGCAAGACTGGACCGAGACTACAAGCCAAGCAGCGTCTGGTGTAGCAGGTGGTTATACCCTACCCGTAAAAAAAGTGATGGATGGTTCAGGCTATGGTTTGATGCAGCCGTGTTATTCTCTCCCTTCACCAAATGCTTCAACGAACGAATGATGTTGTACTATGACGCCGATTTAGATGATTACCAAAACGCCCCTGGTGTCCAGACCCGAGTTTCTCATTTCGGTTCGACCAAATCCCTTCTCTACCTCAACCCTCGTCTCCG AGATGCCACATCTTACATGTCACATTTGGTGAAAGCTCTAGAGAAAGGATGTGGGTATGTTAACGACCAAACAATCCTTGGAGCTCCATATGATTTCAGGTACGGCCTAGCTGGGTCGGGCCACTCGACCCGTGTAGCCTCGCAATATCTACAAGACCTCAAGCAGCTGGTGGAGAAAGCGAGCAGCGAGAACAACGGAAAGCCAGTGATACTCCTCTCTCACAGCCTAGGAGGCCTTTTCGTCCTCCATTTCCTCAACCGTAGCTCCCCTTCATGGCGCCGCAAGTACATCAAACACTTTGTTGCACTCGCTGCGCCGTGGGGCGGAACCGTTGAGCAGATGAGGACGTTTGCTTCGGGAAACACACTCGGTGTTCCCTTTGTTAATCCTTTGCTGGTCAGGCCGCAACAGAGAAGGTCCGAGAGTAACCAATGGCTACTTCCACATTCAAAAGTGTTTCACGACAGAACTAAACCGCTTGTGGTTACTCCCCGGGTGAACTACACAGCTTATGAGATGGACAGGTTTCTTGCAGACATTGGGTTCTCTGAAGGAGTTGTACCTTACAAGACAAGAGTGTTGCCTTTAACAGAGGAAATGGTGACTCCGGGAGTGCCGGTGACTTGCATATATGGGAAAGGAGTTGATACGCCGGAGGTTTTGGTGTATGGAGAAGGAGGGTTTGATGAGCAACCAGAGATTAAGTATGGAGATGGAGACGGCACGGTTAACTTGGCGAGCTTAGCAGCTTTGGAGTTGGTTCACGAAGTTGATAGTTTGAAAACCGTAGAGATTGGTGGAGTCTCGCATACCTCTATACTTAAAGATGAGATGGCACTTAAAGAGATTGTGGAGCAGATAAAGATTATTAATTCTGGATTAGCTAACAGTAGACGAGGACAGTCGATTAGTCAGGTTGAAAGTAAGTAG
- the LOC103829057 gene encoding probable beta-1,4-xylosyltransferase IRX10 isoform X1, protein MTNRLSLSAILLFLFFSASSAQHNVRTERISGSAGDVLEDNPVGKLKVYVYELPSKYNKKLLQKDPRCLTHMFAAEIFMHRFLLSSPVRTLNPDEADWFYSPIYPTCDLTPTGLPLPFKSPRMMRSAIQLISSNWPYWNKTEGADHFFVVPHDFGACFHYQEEKAIERGILPLLKRATLVQTFGQRNHVCLDQGSITIPPFAPPQKMHAHLIPPDVPRSIFVYFRGLFYDVNNDPEGGYYARGARAAVWENFKNNPLFDISTDHPTTYYEDMQRSIFCLCPLGWAPWSPRLVEAVVFGCIPVIIADDIVLPFADAIPWEEIGVFVAEKDVPELDTILTSIPTEVILRKQRLLANPSMKQAMLFPQPAQPGDAFHQILNGLARKLPHDGSVYLKAGEKVLNWTAGPVGDLKPW, encoded by the exons ATGACGAATCGCCTCTCCCTCTCCGCCattctcctcttcctcttcttctccgcTTCTTCCGCTCAACATAACGTTCGAACAGAGCGAATCTCAGGAAGTGCTGGTGATGTGTTGGAGGACAATCCAGTGGGGAAGCTTAAGGTCTACGTATACGAGCTTCCAAGCAAGTACAACAAGAAGCTACTTCAAAAGGACCCTCGTTGTCTCACCCACATGTTCGCTGCTGAGATCTTTATGCACAGGTTCCTCTTGTCTAGTCCTGTCCGAACGCTTAACCCCGATGAAGCTGATTGGTTCTACTCTCCTATCTACCCTACTTGCGACCTCACTCCTACCGGCTTGCCCTTGCCTTTTAAGTCCCCGCGTATGATGAGAAGCGCTATTCAGCTAATCTCGTCGAACTGGCCGTATTGGAATAAGACAGAAGGTGCTGATCACTTCTTTGTTGTGCCTCATGACTTCGGAGCTTGCTTCCATTACCAG GAAGAAAAGGCTATTGAAAGAGGGATACTTCCGCTACTCAAGCGTGCTACTTTGGTTCAGACGTTTGGTCAGAGGAACCATGTGTGTTTGGACCAAGGCTCCATCACTATTCCTCCTTTTGCACCACCGCAGAAGATGCACGCCCATCTTATTCCTCCTGACGTTCCACGCTCTATCTTTGTTTACTTCCGTGGTTTGTTCTACGATGTTAACAACGACCCTGAAGGGGGCTATTATGCAAG AGGCGCAAGAGCAGCGGTGTGGGAGAACTTCAAGAACAACCCTCTATTCGACATCTCGACAGACCACCCGACAACATACTACGAAGACATGCAGAGATCCATCTTCTGTCTATGTCCTCTAGGATGGGCTCCATGGAGTCCGAGGCTGGTTGAAGCGGTTGTGTTTGGGTGCATTCCAGTCATCATAGCGGACGACATTGTACTGCCTTTCGCGGACGCCATCCCCTGGGAAGAGATAGGAGTCTTTGTTGCGGAGAAAGACGTCCCTGAGCTAGACACGATCCTAACCTCAATACCAACAGAAGTGATCCTCAGGAAACAGAGACTCCTAGCGAATCCTTCGATGAAACAAGCCATGCTCTTCCCTCAACCGGCGCAACCAGGGGATGCATTCCATCAGATACTTAACGGGTTAGCCAGGAAGTTACCACATGACGGAAGTGTATACTTGAAAGCGGGTGAGAAGGTACTGAACTGGACCGCTG GTCCTGTTGGTGACCTTAAGCCGTGGTAA
- the LOC103829057 gene encoding probable beta-1,4-xylosyltransferase IRX10 isoform X2 has protein sequence MTNRLSLSAILLFLFFSASSAQHNVRTERISGSAGDVLEDNPVGKLKVYVYELPSKYNKKLLQKDPRCLTHMFAAEIFMHRFLLSSPVRTLNPDEADWFYSPIYPTCDLTPTGLPLPFKSPRMMRSAIQLISSNWPYWNKTEGADHFFVVPHDFGACFHYQEEKAIERGILPLLKRATLVQTFGQRNHVCLDQGSITIPPFAPPQKMHAHLIPPDVPRSIFVYFRGLFYDVNNDPEGGYYARGARAAVWENFKNNPLFDISTDHPTTYYEDMQRSIFCLCPLGWAPWSPRLVEAVVFGCIPVIIADDIVLPFADAIPWEEIGVFVAEKDVPELDTILTSIPTEVILRKQRLLANPSMKQAMLFPQPAQPGDAFHQILNGLARKLPHDGSVYLKAGEKVLNWTAGPVGDLKPW, from the exons ATGACGAATCGCCTCTCCCTCTCCGCCattctcctcttcctcttcttctccgcTTCTTCCGCTCAACATAACGTTCGAACAGAGCGAATCTCAGGAAGTGCTGGTGATGTGTTGGAGGACAATCCAGTGGGGAAGCTTAAGGTCTACGTATACGAGCTTCCAAGCAAGTACAACAAGAAGCTACTTCAAAAGGACCCTCGTTGTCTCACCCACATGTTCGCTGCTGAGATCTTTATGCACAGGTTCCTCTTGTCTAGTCCTGTCCGAACGCTTAACCCCGATGAAGCTGATTGGTTCTACTCTCCTATCTACCCTACTTGCGACCTCACTCCTACCGGCTTGCCCTTGCCTTTTAAGTCCCCGCGTATGATGAGAAGCGCTATTCAGCTAATCTCGTCGAACTGGCCGTATTGGAATAAGACAGAAGGTGCTGATCACTTCTTTGTTGTGCCTCATGACTTCGGAGCTTGCTTCCATTACCAG GAAGAAAAGGCTATTGAAAGAGGGATACTTCCGCTACTCAAGCGTGCTACTTTGGTTCAGACGTTTGGTCAGAGGAACCATGTGTGTTTGGACCAAGGCTCCATCACTATTCCTCCTTTTGCACCACCGCAGAAGATGCACGCCCATCTTATTCCTCCTGACGTTCCACGCTCTATCTTTGTTTACTTCCGTGGTTTGTTCTACGATGTTAACAACGACCCTGAAGGGGGCTATTATGCAAG AGGCGCAAGAGCAGCGGTGTGGGAGAACTTCAAGAACAACCCTCTATTCGACATCTCGACAGACCACCCGACAACATACTACGAAGACATGCAGAGATCCATCTTCTGTCTATGTCCTCTAGGATGGGCTCCATGGAGTCCGAGGCTGGTTGAAGCGGTTGTGTTTGGGTGCATTCCAGTCATCATAGCGGACGACATTGTACTGCCTTTCGCGGACGCCATCCCCTGGGAAGAGATAGGAGTCTTTGTTGCGGAGAAAGACGTCCCTGAGCTAGACACGATCCTAACCTCAATACCAACAGAAGTGATCCTCAGGAAACAGAGACTCCTAGCGAATCCTTCGATGAAACAAGCCATGCTCTTCCCTCAACCGGCGCAACCAGGGGATGCATTCCATCAGATACTTAACGGGTTAGCCAGGAAGTTACCACATGACGGAAGTGTATACTTGAAAGCGGGTGAGAAGGTACTGAACTGGACCGCTGGTCCTGTTGGTGACCTTAAGCCGTGGTAA
- the LOC103829062 gene encoding uncharacterized protein LOC103829062, whose product MGAFWGTRVMEIVKKHDSGGLIWKRIKLTSTRKANAKTRLRRVWQNEAVLKACGASDASGFSKTECCTSAVKK is encoded by the exons ATGGGTGCGTTTTGGGGAACACGGGTGATGGAGATTGTGAAGAAGCATGATTCGGGGGGTCTCATTTGGAAGCGAATCAAGCTTACCTCTACTCGTAAAGCCAATGCCAAAACCCGCCTCCGTCGCGTTTGGCAG AATGAAGCTGTTCTAAAGGCGTGCGGTGCATCAGATGCATCGGGATTTAGCAAGACAGAATGCTGTACCAGTGCGGTTAAAAAATGA
- the LOC103829061 gene encoding putative F-box/kelch-repeat protein At1g27420 isoform X1 translates to MLLVTQFMKTSGMILITMDSKKDSSITQPFDSHYSISQVCRRWKTFLRSEHFTAVRKLTGRMEEFMCVLMEDKPGTSVYWEVFDSSGNKLGPIPNIPDPGPLKWGYGVTVLNEKILFIGGFTGNIGTPHASPDVYEFSPATNSWRKLGDMNIPRYSFSLAEVDGLLYVVQGFSNDGYCLFNTEVYNPKTNQWRLMDGPNIQVAIGFAFSFKSKLYVLDNGTATIDMYDTKTKTWEMLESNELAAVYSYTVVRNKVYFLDSERPGRLGVFDPEENSWTRVFVPTEPRGFQSKLGQWNNKVLLFLRGSVGKTIINDFNKEEGSEWRDCDQIKLSGYHVYSVLIKF, encoded by the exons ATGCTACTTGTCACTCAATTCATGAAAACATCAG GAATGATATTGATAACAATGGATTCTAAAAAAGACTCCAGCATAACTCAGCCATTTGACTCTCACTATTCGATAAGTCAG GTATGCCGGCGATGGAAGACATTCCTCAGGAGCGAGCATTTCACCGCCGTTAGAAAGTTGACCGGGAGGATGGAGGAGttcatgtgtgttctgatggaAGATAAGCCTGGCACAAGCGTGTACTGGgaagttttcgacagctcgggGAACAAACTGGGACCGATCCCTAACATCCCTGACCCTGGGCCACTGAAGTGGGGCTACGGCGTCACGGTGCTTAACGAGAAGATCTTGTTCATCGGTGGATTTACGGGGAATATTGGCACTCCCCATGCTTCCCCTGATGTTTACGAGTTCAGTCCTGCTACTAACAG CTGGAGAAAACTGGGAGACATGAACATACCACGTTACAGCTTTTCATTAGCTGAAGTGGACGGCCTTTTGTATGTGGTCCAAGGCTTTAGCAATGATGGTTATTGCCTTTTCAACACTGAAGTATACAACCCGAAAACCAACCAATGGAGGCTTATGGATGGTCCAAACATCCAGGTCGCCATTGGTTTTGCATTCTCCTTCAAGTCCAAACTCTACGTTTTAG ACAATGGAACGGCCACAATCGACATGTATGACACCAAAACGAAGACATGGGAAATGTTAGAATCAAATGAATTAGCGGCTGTTTATTCCTACACTGTTGTGAGGAACAAAGTGTATTTCCTGGACAGCGAAAGGCCTGGACGTCTGGGAGTGTTTGATCCAGAGGAGAACTCATGGACCAGGGTGTTTGTGCCTACAGAGCCGAGAGGTTTCCAGTCCAAATTGGGGCAATGGAACAATAAAGTTCTGCTGTTTTTACGGGGTTCTGTTGGTAAGAccataattaatgattttaataaagaGGAAGGGTCCGAGTGGAGAGACTGTGATCAGATTAAACTATCTGGTTATCACGTCTACAGTGTTCTCATCAAGTTCTGA
- the LOC103829061 gene encoding putative F-box/kelch-repeat protein At1g27420 isoform X2 produces MESSSSWIIPGLTDDVAALCLSRIPRSNFRLLSQVCRRWKTFLRSEHFTAVRKLTGRMEEFMCVLMEDKPGTSVYWEVFDSSGNKLGPIPNIPDPGPLKWGYGVTVLNEKILFIGGFTGNIGTPHASPDVYEFSPATNSWRKLGDMNIPRYSFSLAEVDGLLYVVQGFSNDGYCLFNTEVYNPKTNQWRLMDGPNIQVAIGFAFSFKSKLYVLDNGTATIDMYDTKTKTWEMLESNELAAVYSYTVVRNKVYFLDSERPGRLGVFDPEENSWTRVFVPTEPRGFQSKLGQWNNKVLLFLRGSVGKTIINDFNKEEGSEWRDCDQIKLSGYHVYSVLIKF; encoded by the exons ATGGAGTCGTCGTCGTCGTGGATCATACCCGGCTTGACGGACGACGTCGCGGCGCTCTGCCTTTCACGAATCCCGCGCTCAAACTTCCGTCTCCTTTCTCAGGTATGCCGGCGATGGAAGACATTCCTCAGGAGCGAGCATTTCACCGCCGTTAGAAAGTTGACCGGGAGGATGGAGGAGttcatgtgtgttctgatggaAGATAAGCCTGGCACAAGCGTGTACTGGgaagttttcgacagctcgggGAACAAACTGGGACCGATCCCTAACATCCCTGACCCTGGGCCACTGAAGTGGGGCTACGGCGTCACGGTGCTTAACGAGAAGATCTTGTTCATCGGTGGATTTACGGGGAATATTGGCACTCCCCATGCTTCCCCTGATGTTTACGAGTTCAGTCCTGCTACTAACAG CTGGAGAAAACTGGGAGACATGAACATACCACGTTACAGCTTTTCATTAGCTGAAGTGGACGGCCTTTTGTATGTGGTCCAAGGCTTTAGCAATGATGGTTATTGCCTTTTCAACACTGAAGTATACAACCCGAAAACCAACCAATGGAGGCTTATGGATGGTCCAAACATCCAGGTCGCCATTGGTTTTGCATTCTCCTTCAAGTCCAAACTCTACGTTTTAG ACAATGGAACGGCCACAATCGACATGTATGACACCAAAACGAAGACATGGGAAATGTTAGAATCAAATGAATTAGCGGCTGTTTATTCCTACACTGTTGTGAGGAACAAAGTGTATTTCCTGGACAGCGAAAGGCCTGGACGTCTGGGAGTGTTTGATCCAGAGGAGAACTCATGGACCAGGGTGTTTGTGCCTACAGAGCCGAGAGGTTTCCAGTCCAAATTGGGGCAATGGAACAATAAAGTTCTGCTGTTTTTACGGGGTTCTGTTGGTAAGAccataattaatgattttaataaagaGGAAGGGTCCGAGTGGAGAGACTGTGATCAGATTAAACTATCTGGTTATCACGTCTACAGTGTTCTCATCAAGTTCTGA